In Paenibacillus dendritiformis, the DNA window GATTTCAGTCGCATTAATTTCTTTTGTTGAGCCAAAGGAGCCATTCGAGATACAATTAGTGGATAAACATACCATTTTCCTAGCAGGGGGTAAAAGATGAGCCTACCTTACGATAGAGAAGCCGAGTTGAAAGAACGATTAAATCAGTTCATAGCTAATAAAATAACCGGCTCCAATGAAGATTACTATTCACGGATGTCAGTTGAAGATTTCGAAGATATAAAGACTACGTTGAAGGATATTCATAACATTATTACATACAAAACGACCATCCGTTTCATTGACTGGGTTAGTGATCGCTTCCCTTATGTGAAGGAGAATTATCAAGTTTACTTGCAACAAGTACTTAAAACCAGACCGAATGATAATGGATACGATCTCATCGTTACTGGAGAGGTCAATATTATTGCCGAGATCAAATGTAACAAGCCGATTAATAATGGTTACAAATTTGGTTCAGCCCAAAGAAACGGAATCGTAAAAGATATTAGGGGGCTACTTGAAGGGAAATCAAAAGTAAAATCGATTGATCCCGCGGCAGCGTTTAAATTTTTAGTGATCTATGATTTTGGCGACCATACTTTATCCGCCGCGCAGCACTTAATAAAGAATTTGCAGGCTGATCTTAAGGAGAAGGTCGAAATTTATGAAGATAGTAAACCGCTAACGACAGACAAGGTGTATGTCGTATTCATTAAGTAAAGATTGGAAACAGGTCGTAACCACCTATCCGATTGGAAGGTGGTTTTTCTATAATTGAGCCAAAAAGATCAATGGGTTAAAATATAGAGAATACTACCAATGATTGCTTCGTGTGAAAGGAGAGTTGCAAATGGACGTTATAGGATTAAATGACTTATTACCATTAGACAAGAAAGTAACCACTATTTATACAGGTTCGGAGCTTCTGCTTGCCTATGAACTCGACAAGTATGCCCAATCCATGCTGAAAAAGAAATTGGTTTTGTCCGATGTAACAATATCAGAGGAATTGCTCATCGGTGAACACTTCAGTTTCGTGATAACAAACGGGCTTGATGTGGGGTTCAAACCAATCGGGACATTGAAACCTTACTCCGATAGGAACTTCTTTACAAAATCGGTTGAGGGAGTCTACTTTAAGAAAGATACCGATGATGAAGTAGTGTTTGAACTGCAATCAGATATTATGGCTAATCAAGCCTTGAATGCTTCAAGTAAAAAATCTGCAGGATACATCAGCTTAATTGCTTATATCATGGTAAGAAGTGCTAAGGTCAACAAACCTATTCCGAAATTAATAATTGATCATGGGGCAGTTTATCCTGATGGTTTCGAATATGTGGATCTTTACATCCTTATGCGATTCGGAAATAGTTTGCTCGATGGATTAGTCGAGATAAGGTATCTGGAAGAATCGAGCACAGATAAAATACAACTTGATAAATTCTATAATGAAGCCGCAGATGGTCCATCCGAAATTAAAGAGCATCAATTTGATTGGATAGCTTTCGTTATGCAATTCAGACAGCGGGGATGGATGAACCGATTCTACAATAAAGCAGAAAAGTTTCAATATCTTACAAGCGAATTCGAGATAGGTGATGTCGTACTGCTGTATGAACGTATAGGTGCAACGGAGTCCAATCCGGGTAAACTTTCTGAGTGCTACCCTGCAGTAATTGAAAGGTTTGATGAAAACTCTATCTCATTAACATACTATCCAAGAGTCAAGACGAGATTGACAGAGGAAATTGAAATTGATGCCATAAATTCAATTCCCGAAGAACTGCGTGTAGCCCAAAAGATACCTACGTATGTAAGGGAAAAAGGGAATCGAACTCTTATAAGTCATCGAGATGATAAAATTATGAGATACGATCAAGAGACTTACTTTTTTGGAAAGACAGTAAAATTCAATCTAAATGATTTTGGTGTAGAGCGGTATACATACAATGAAAATAATTTTCTTCAACAATTATTTGAAACAGATGGAAGCCATCAGTTCATTCCCACAAATGAAGGAGACAAACTAGCCTTCTTCTCAACAATTGATACGGTCTATCATGTGTTCGAAGATTACAATGTGGAGTATAACAAAGATAGGTTCCTAGAGAAGTATTATTATTCAAAAAATAGAAAGCCAGGATACTCGATTAGATTATTAGGTCGGAAGGAGGGGTAAAATGGGTGCTGGTAAGAAAACAAAATATAATTCAAAATTTATTGAAATCGGTGAACAGATAATAGCTGATATGCCAAAGAGTCAACGAGAGAATTTATGTTCCTTGTCTCATACTCTACATTTTGTTGCTTTACTCGGATTTCAATCATTTAAGTCGAAGCGTAACCTCATAAATGAGGATAGGAAGTCTAAATCATGTCCTTTTAAGGTTGGTATCTCTCTTTATTCTGATATTGACATTGAGGTTCCTGTCATAGATGTTCTTTTAGACAAACACACGGAAATAACAATGAATCAAATTGGAAGTCGGAGTATAAAAAAGGAAGAAGAGTTTGATCTTACGTATTACGAGTTTATGTTCTTGATGTTAAGGGATGAGTACGCTGGTTTTTTTGAAGCTAATGATGATCCTAGAGGTGGCTATGTTTCCTTATATTTGAAAGCATTTGAAAAAGGAGACGCCAAGTTACCCACACCATCGATTCAATTTAAGAGAAATAAGCCCAAGAACAAATCAGGTTATAGAGAAGATGTTGTTCCAATTACTGAAAAGATCATCCCAATCGACAAGAAAGTTCAAGGTGAATGGAAGGTAATACCGAAGTACGCAGATAAGTATGGTCCATTACTGGAGCATCTACTAAAAAAGAGAGAAGAAGGCAAGAAGCGGATAGCACAAAGCATGAGGGAATTGCATTTAACATCCAAATAAAAACCTGACTACAGTGTAGAATACCTTTGGTGTTCTACACTGTTTTATTAATCCTAAATAATAGGGGTCATTTTTTTTTATTATGTAGGAGTTGAGACGAAAATTAGGAAAGTGCTCAAGAGTCTCGGAGAGATAGATAATCAAACCGAGAAAGGTGTGCTTAAAAATGGCAGCATCATATCAAACTCTTGAAGTCATGAAATCCTGTCTTTCACCAATTGTAGAACAGCTCGATGAGCGGCTGGCTCTTAAGGAACGGGGAATAACTTATGGAAAGAAAGATTTAGAAATGAACGTAAATATTTTCGTTTCATATGTATTAAGCCGAATGCACTTAGTTCAACTTAATGGGCAGATTTATTCTTATTGTAATAAGGGGTATTACATTGAAATGAATCGTAATATTTTATTGACGATTTGCCGAGGCATCGTACTTGAAGCCCATTCTACTGGTTGGCTTCCGAAATGGGAGAGCGAGTATTACAAAGCGTTGATAAGAGAAATACCATATGTTGATGCTATGAATCCCGATAAGGGATTTATAAATCTAGCCAACGGAATGTTGAATCTTTACACGATGGATTTTGTTGATCATGATCCGAGGTTTCTATCCACCATACAAATACCGATTGAGTACAACAAAACTGCATCGTGTCCGAAGTTTGAAGAATTCCTATTCGACATCTTTGAAGGTGACGAGGAACGTATTAAGCTTGTTCAGGAAATAATGGGTTACTGCTTCATACCGGACATAAAGATTCAAAAGGCGTTCTTCTTTATTGGATCAGGATCAAATGGTAAGAGTGTACTATCAGAAATCATTCGTTACTTAATCGGAATAGAAAATGTATCAAATGTCTCGTTGAAAGATCTCGGTGGTCGTTTTGGTATGCAAAACTTGCCGGAAAAACTGGTGAATGTTTCGACTGAGAATGAATTTGATCGGAAATTCAACACTCAGAACTTCAAAATCTTAACTGGTGGAGATGCAGTAAACGTCGAGCAGAAATTCAAAGCTTCTTTCAACACACGATTATTCGCTAAGACGATTGTTCTGCTGAACAGTATGATGGATTCCAACGATTTAACGAACGGGTATTTTAGAAGACTTCAAATCATACCATTCAACAAAATCTATCGGGAGTTGAGAGCAGGCGAAGCCCCTATTGAGGGGGTAAGCTACATGGACAAGTCACTTCTCGATAAGCTGCTGACAGAATTACCAGGCATACTGAATTTTGCAATGAAAGGCTTGGCTCGTTTAATCGATAACAACTTTAATTTGACCGAAAGTAAAGTGTGTGAAAAAGCATTAGAGGATTATAAGGTCAGTCAAAACCCGCTCCCCGAGTATTTCAAAGCGCGGGTATTTTGGGCTGGAGGTGAACAGACCTTAAGATCAGACTTTAAGCGAGATTTTTCAAGATGGGCAGATAATAATGGCTTGGACAATGTAAAGTCCATAGGCTCCACAAAGTTTTGGGAGATGTTCAGCAGAGTTCTCATCGAGCAAGGCATTAAAGTTCGCGAGAAGAAAATCAATGGTGATTATTATGTCGAGGGGCTTGGGATTAATTATTAATTCCCGATCTATATGTCTCTACAATGTCGCTATGAAAATGGAGGAGTAAGTATGATGAGAGAATTGCTATTTGATCGGTTCGGTACGGAAAAAAGCAGGAAATCGGAAGTGACGGATAAAGTATTACTGGAATTCAAAAATCTCATTGCTTCAAAACCTTGCACTAATGAGATTAATTATGGGATTGAACTTGCAAAAGGACTTATGAAGATTAACGGTTATGATGAGAAGATAATTGAAAATTTTCGAGAGGGTAAGATTCTAAAATCTGATATCTGTGGGTATTTTCCTGACCTCACAATGAATCTTTCTAGCTTTGATTTAGAAACCATTACAAAACTTGAGGATGCGGGTTTTATTGTTTATCAAATTTTTGAACGTCAAATTTTTCGCAAACCAAACTGGGATATAATATCAACTTACCTTACTTCTACATCTAACTTTGAATTAGTAGAGTTCTCTGTTGTCCATGCAATAGATGGGGTATTAGCTTTTGAAGTAATCCACGATGAAAATGGCATTATAAAGAAGCAGAATTTTGAAGAAGTATGTCCGTTGATAGTGAATGGAATACCAATTGGACTCAACTATTAATGTAATTATCAAAACCCCCAGTCCCTTGACTAGAAATAGTTAGGGAACTGGTTTTTTTTCTTTCGAGCCATATTCGAATTATAGGCAATCACAAGTTATCTTATTGGAGTTGACTTAAACTTACGAACATTTTTCAAGAGTCCTTAACAAGCAGGCATGGAGTTACCGCTCCAAATATCGTGCAAACGGAGTGTTAAACATGTCTGTAATCATTAGTAAGTCTATCAAGTCAAAGTCCTTCCTCTCCAAGGTCTGGTATTCCAAAATGTCAATGTTGCGGGTCATTGGAGGTGCATTATCTTGATTAAAGTGAAGATGGATAATGCAAATAAGTTGGTGTATGTCTGGATGACTGAGCAGGATAAGGATTCGGCGGAATTTTTGGAACTCAAGGAAGATCTCAAGACCAGAAAATTCAAGTCCTATAAACTGATCACATTCGTTTCTGGGACTGATGATGTCCTTGTTGGTCTTGAAAAAGTAGTGCTTCAAAACGCACTCAAAAACAATGTTGAACCAGTTTTCGATACCAAGGTACAATGACCCAAATCCAATGAAAATATAAGAAGTGGGGTATCAAATATGACTAATTTTAAGGTTGTAAATTCTGGAGATAAGTGTTTGTTGATTGGTTATACGCGTATTAGCCGCGATGAAGATAGAAAGAACTATGCTACAATTATTGCCCAAAAGAAGATTATTGCGAATCATGCAAAAGAGGTATTTGGAAAAGAAATTCCTGAAAAGAACTTGTACGAAGATGATAATTACAGCGGATATTCATTCAACAGACCTGATTTTAATCGGATGTTAGGAGATATTAATTTTGCAATTGAAAATGGGTATCAAGTAGTACTTTTGGTAAAGGATATATCACGAATCGGGCGGCATAATGCTTATACATTGCTGTTTCTCGAAGATATGAAAAGGCTAGGTGTTCGAGTAATTCTAATAAGTGATAGCTACGACTCATTTGTTGATGATGACTCGATACTTGGAATTAAAACGTGGTATAATGAGAGGTATGTCAAAGATATAAGTACCAAAATAAAAGATAACAACAAGACAAAAATGATTGATGGCAAGTATTTGTCAGCAGTTCCTTACGGCTACAAGAGAGATCCGCTTGACCGAGAGAAAGTAATTATTGATGAAGAGACTGCTTGGGTAGTTAAGAAGATATTCGAAATGTATTTACAAGGTGACGGCTACAGAAAAATTTGTATTTATCTGACTGAAAACGAAGTACCTACTCCATCAATGGTCATCCAAAGAAACAAAGAAGCTGAAGGTAAAGTTTACAAAAAAGATGTTACGCATGTTTGGGTTCAGCGAATGGTTCAAAGAATCGTAAGAAATGACTTTTACATTGGAGTACTTCGACAAGGTAAATATAAGCTTGCTGAGATCAATGGGAAAATTCTGAGGGTCGATCCGTCTCAGCACTATGTGTTTGCAAATAATCACGAACCTCTGGTAAGTGTGGAGGATTTCGAACTTGCACAGGAGATCGCTGAAAAACGTCTCACCATGCATTATAGAGGTTCGGGACATAAGCATGTAAACCTATTCACTGGCTTTCTTGTTTGTGCCGATTGCGGACGCGGTTTTGTTGCACTTAATAAGGAAGGTAAACATAAGTCCTACATATGCGGGACATATAGAAGAGTAGGTAAAATAGCTTGTACAACACATTACATCTTAGATCGAACATTGCTGCTTGCAATAAAAGCCCATCTTGTTGTCCTCAGAGAAAAACTGAGCGATGCAATTAGTGGTTTTGATGGTAAATTGAAAGATCAGGTGAAGAGAACCGACAATCTAGATAAGTCCCTCCAGAGGCTAAATTCAAGTCTAAAGCAACTTTCTGATGAACTGAAAGTAACAATGAAGCAGAGGATAAATGAAGTTGCTCGAAGCCCCGAAGATGAGGAAATTATCTCAGAAGCATATGCAGAAATTGAAGCGGAGAAGCGTGTGCTAATCAAAGATATTCAAAGGCAGATTGATGATTTAACTGAAATTAAAAAGCAATCTTCAAGGTTTCAGGAAGGTTCAGTTACTGCTTTGAGTGTTCTTGATGAACTTATTGGAAAAGAGATGTTTGATCGTAAGGATCTTAGTTTGTTAGTTGATAAAATAATTGTCAACGAAGACGGAGAACCTACAATTTACTTGAAAGCCAATATTGAGAAATTGCTACAGTACGAAGGTGGGGATCATGACCCTGATGGTAACGGTGGCGGCTATAAAGCCACCGTTACTTATAAAGCGGGGGCGGTAATCAAAACATTAGTTTCTACTTTGGCGTCAAACTTTTATGGCGGGGAACTCGTCAATGATACTGTCGGCTTAAAAGAACCATCGTGCACTACAAGGCTGGCTCCTACGGCATACAAGGCGTCGGAGCCACGCTAGTCGAGCGAATCGAAGGTTGTTATTTCAATGTAGTAGGTCTTCCGTTATCGCTCCTGACCGAAATGCTTGAGCCATTCGGAATCAGAGTGCCATAGAACGCCGGGAGTCCGGCAGGCAAGAAGCTTGGGACAGGAATGCCGCAATCCAATATTCAGGAGGTTGTGCGACATGGAACATCACCCGCTTCTTCGCGATCTGCCCCATGGCGAGCGCCCGAGAGAGCGCATGCTGCATTACGGGGCGGAAGCGTTAAGCCATGCGGAATTGTTGGCGATTTTGCTGCGGACAGGGACGAAGGACGAATCGGCCGTCGTCCTGGCGCAGCGCATTTTGAACCGGGCAGGTCATTTACGTTACCTGCCCGATCTGTCGGTGACTGAGCTGACGCAGACTCGCGGAGTCGGCTTGGCGAAGGCGATTCAGCTCAAGGCCGGCTTGGAGCTGGGCAGGCGGATGGCGCGATCACGCAGCGGTGACGCGATTACGATCCGGCGGCCGCAGGATGCTGCGGGATGGCTGATGGAATCGATGCGTTACTATCAGCAGGAGCATTTTGTTTGTCTTTTCTTGAATACGAAAAACCGGATTATTGCTCAACAAACGATTACGATCGGCATATTAGACGCCTCTCTCGTTCATCCGCGCGAAGTGTATCGCGCCGCCTTGAAATACGGCGCGGCTTCCATCATTTGCGCACATAATCATCCGAGCGGCGATCCGACGCCGAGCCCGGAAGACGCGTCCATCACCAGGCGGCTCGTCGAGGCGGGCGAGATTGTCGGCATTGACCTGCTGGACCATTTGGTCATCGGAGATAATCAATATGTGAGTTTGAAGGAACGCGGACTCATGTAATATAATGATTGAGATTGAGGCTATAAAAAGGAGATTGACAACATGCTAGGTGGCTTTACAAAAGACTTGGGAATTGACTTGGGCACAGCCAATACATTGGTATATATTCGTGGCAAAGGAATCGTCGTACGCGAGCCGTCCGTCGTCGCTATCCGTACGGATACGAAGACGATCGAAGCGGTCGGTGAAGCCGCCAAGAAGATGATCGGCCGCACGCCGGGCAATATTCGGGCTATCCGCCCAATGAAGGACGGCGTTATCGCCGACTTCGACACGACCTCCACGATGATTAAATATTTCATCCGGCAAGCGCAGAAGCAGCGTTCGCTCTTCCCGCGCCATCCGAATGTGATGGTCTGCGTGCCGTCGGGCATCACGGCCGTCGAGCAGCGCGCGGTGGAAGACGCGACGAAGCAAGCGGGCGCCAGAGACGCCTACACGATCGAGGAGCCGTTCGCGGCAGCGATCGGGGCCGATCTGCCGGTATGGGAGCCGACGGGAAGCATGGTTGTCGATATCGGCGGCGGTACGACGGAAGTCGCCGTCATCTCGCTTGGCGGGATTGTTACCTGCCGCTCCGTCCGGGTAGCCGGCGATGAGATGGATGAAGCGATCATTCAATACATCAAGCGCCAATATAATATGATGATTGGGGAGCGCACGGCGGAGCAGCTCAAGATGGATTTGGGCTCCGCGATGGAATTGGACGAGGTGGAGACGATGGAGATCCGGGGACGCGATCTGCTGACCGGATTGCCTAAGACGCTCTCTATTTCTTCGAATGAGATTACCGACGCGCTGCTGGATACGATCAACTCGATCGTGGAGGCGGTGAAGGTGACGCTGGAGAAATGTCCGCCGGAGCTGGCAGCCGATATTATGGATCGGGGCATTGTCCTCACGGGCGGCGGAGCGCTGCTTCGCAACCTCGACAAGCTGCTGGCGCGCGAGACCGGGATGCCGGTCATCGTGGCGGAGAACCCGCTGGATTGCGTCGCTATCGGCACCGGGCGCGCGCTCGACAATATTCACTTGTTCAAGGGACGCGGAAGCTCCGGCCTTCGCTCCAAGCGATAACCAAGCTATTGGCCCCGCGCTGGTTCGTTCCCTCGGCGCGGGCTCTATTTCGAGGAGGAACGAGTACCGCTTTACGATGAGAAGGTGTTGAGACTGTTTAAGCTGTTGGGGAACAAACGGTTAATCATTCTATTATTCGGACTTATTTTGTTTATCGCATTGATGGGCTTCACCTTGGGCGGGCGGCTGAAGATGTCTTGGCCGGAGAAAATCGTGCACGATACGGTAACGTTCGTGCAGCAGCTGGTGTATAAGCCGGCGTCCTATATAGCCAATTTTTTTCATGATATCGCGACCTTGAAGGAACTGCATGAAGAGAATGAGCGCCTTAAGATTGTGGAGGCCCATTACATACGCGACAAAGCTTATTACAGCGAAGTTCAGGCCACGAACGAGCGGCTGATGGAGGAGCTGAAGTTCACCGAGCGCCAGAAGCAGCTCAATCTGCCGTATGAGTACCGGATTGCGCAAGTATCCTCCATTAACGTAGCCGATCCGTTCAACCAGACGCTGAATCTCAATCTTGGGGAGATCAACGGCGTCCGGCAAGGGATGCCTGTCATCTCTGTCGATGGCGTAGTGGGGACGATCAGCCGCGTGTACGAATTCTCCTCCACCGTTCAGTTGCTGACCAATCTGGATGAGAAGGACCCGAATTCGCGCCCGATTTCGGCGACCGTGCTTGGCAAAAGCGATTCCTTCGGCATGATTGAATCGTATGATCACAGCAGCGGCACCTTCACGATGACGCGGATAGAAGAGAACGACAAGGTGAAGGTGGGAGATACGATTATTTCCTCCGGCTTCGGCGGGGTCTTCCCGGGAGGGCTGATTATCGGCACCGTCGTCTCCCTGCAGCAAGGAGACCTTGGACTGACGCGTACCGCCACCATCGAACCGGCGGCCACCTATCGCGACTGGCGGGAGCTGTTCATCGTCTTCACGCCCGATCCGGAAGTGAACGGCTCGAAGAAAGAGGATAAGTGATGAACCGGAATTGGATGATTGGTTTTATGTTCGTGCTGTTCATATTGGAGGGGACGCTGCTTCCGCTCATCATTCCGGATATGTGGCAGGGGCGCATTATTCCGCAGTTCATCTTCATCGCAGTGCTCTATCACGGGGTCTATCAGCATCGTCATACGGCGCTTATTATGGGACTCGCGTTCGGGTTTTTGCAGGATATCGTATACTATGGGCATATGATTGGCCCGCATGCGTTCAGCATGGGGCTGCTCGGCTATTTGGCGGGGCTTCTTTTTCCGGGACGGAACATCACGCTCATACCGATGATGGCGGCGGCGGTCATGGGAAGCTTTTTGTACCAGACGATACTGTTCGCTATCTATTCGCTGTTTAATTTGAGCAAAATGACGTATGAAGTTGCGCTTTTCGACTATTTGATTCCGAGTCTGTTCGTACAGCTGCTGTTTGCGCTTGCGATCTATGTTCCGATGCGGAAATGGTTCGATCTACAGTCGGGAACCGCTGAAAATGAACAAGACTAAGCAGCCGTCTTTGGGCACTTCGTCCAGGCGGCTGATGCTGTTTTGTTGCGCATTTCAGGGGCTGTAGCCTGGCGGGAAAGGAAATTTGTTCCCGGCCTCGATTGGCGATCGCTCCCCTTCGAGGGGCGTCGACAGAGGTTTTTCTTACGATTCACGGCTTTTTTGCAGGAACTTTTCTTATCCGTCACGAAAAAGATAACCGTGGGGAGGGACATTTCATGACGGCCAAGCCATTGGTAACGATTAAAGGCATGAAAGACGGCCTCGTGTTCCTGCTTGACGATCAGTGCGAATTTACAGACTTGTTGCAAGAGTTGCGCGACAAGCTTGACCATACACCGCATTTTTTCGACGGACCGCTTGTGTATGTCGATGTCAAGTTAGGAGCCCGTACCGCTGCCGATGAGCAAAAGACAGAGATGCTCAACATTTTGAGGCAGCGGGGGAATCTGCTCATCCGTTCTCTGGAATCGGATGCCGATGTCAAGAAGGAAGCGCAAGGGTACCGCGTTCATTCGATGACCGGAATGGTCCGATCGGGGCAGGTGCTCCGCCATGACGGGCATCTGCTGTTCCTTGGCGATGTCAATCCGGGCGGAATGATCATTAGCAGCGGAGACATATTCGTATTCGGCGCCCTGCGGGGAACAGCCCATGCCGGCGTCGACGGAGAGACTGGCTCGGTCATTGCCGCTTCGCTATTTGCGCCGACGCAGCTGCGCATCGCGGATGTCATCAGCCGCCCGCCGGACGAATGGGGGGTATCGCAGGCTCATATGGAATTTGCGTATATCCATGACGGCATGATGCAAATTGACAAAATCTCGCAGCTTCATCGCGTCCGCAAGGACATTACTTTGTTCAAAGGAGTGTAGAGGAACTATGGGAGAGGCTATCGTCGTCACTTCGGGGAAAGGCGGCGTCGGCAAGACGACGACGTCGGCGAATTTGGGGACCGCGCTCGCTCTGCTCGGCAAAAAAGTATGCATGGTCGATACCGATATCGGCTTGCGCAACCTGGATGTCGTCATGGGGCTGGAAAATCGCATCATCTATGATATTTGCGACGTGGCCGACGGCCGCTGCCGATTGAATCAAGCGCTTGTCAAGGATAAGCGGTTCGATGAATTGTATATGCTGCCTGCCGCCCAGACCAAAGACAAGGATGCGGTCTCGCCGGAGCAAGTGAAGGATATTATTCTCGAATTGAAAAAGGATTATGAATATATTATTATCGATTGCCCTGCCGGCATCGAACAGGGCTTCAAAAACGCCATCGCCGGGGCGGACCGCGCGATTGTCGTGACGACACCGGAGAATGCGGCGGTCCGCGATGCCGATCGCATTA includes these proteins:
- a CDS encoding DNA primase family protein produces the protein MAASYQTLEVMKSCLSPIVEQLDERLALKERGITYGKKDLEMNVNIFVSYVLSRMHLVQLNGQIYSYCNKGYYIEMNRNILLTICRGIVLEAHSTGWLPKWESEYYKALIREIPYVDAMNPDKGFINLANGMLNLYTMDFVDHDPRFLSTIQIPIEYNKTASCPKFEEFLFDIFEGDEERIKLVQEIMGYCFIPDIKIQKAFFFIGSGSNGKSVLSEIIRYLIGIENVSNVSLKDLGGRFGMQNLPEKLVNVSTENEFDRKFNTQNFKILTGGDAVNVEQKFKASFNTRLFAKTIVLLNSMMDSNDLTNGYFRRLQIIPFNKIYRELRAGEAPIEGVSYMDKSLLDKLLTELPGILNFAMKGLARLIDNNFNLTESKVCEKALEDYKVSQNPLPEYFKARVFWAGGEQTLRSDFKRDFSRWADNNGLDNVKSIGSTKFWEMFSRVLIEQGIKVREKKINGDYYVEGLGINY
- a CDS encoding recombinase family protein, which translates into the protein MTNFKVVNSGDKCLLIGYTRISRDEDRKNYATIIAQKKIIANHAKEVFGKEIPEKNLYEDDNYSGYSFNRPDFNRMLGDINFAIENGYQVVLLVKDISRIGRHNAYTLLFLEDMKRLGVRVILISDSYDSFVDDDSILGIKTWYNERYVKDISTKIKDNNKTKMIDGKYLSAVPYGYKRDPLDREKVIIDEETAWVVKKIFEMYLQGDGYRKICIYLTENEVPTPSMVIQRNKEAEGKVYKKDVTHVWVQRMVQRIVRNDFYIGVLRQGKYKLAEINGKILRVDPSQHYVFANNHEPLVSVEDFELAQEIAEKRLTMHYRGSGHKHVNLFTGFLVCADCGRGFVALNKEGKHKSYICGTYRRVGKIACTTHYILDRTLLLAIKAHLVVLREKLSDAISGFDGKLKDQVKRTDNLDKSLQRLNSSLKQLSDELKVTMKQRINEVARSPEDEEIISEAYAEIEAEKRVLIKDIQRQIDDLTEIKKQSSRFQEGSVTALSVLDELIGKEMFDRKDLSLLVDKIIVNEDGEPTIYLKANIEKLLQYEGGDHDPDGNGGGYKATVTYKAGAVIKTLVSTLASNFYGGELVNDTVGLKEPSCTTRLAPTAYKASEPR
- the radC gene encoding RadC family protein yields the protein MEHHPLLRDLPHGERPRERMLHYGAEALSHAELLAILLRTGTKDESAVVLAQRILNRAGHLRYLPDLSVTELTQTRGVGLAKAIQLKAGLELGRRMARSRSGDAITIRRPQDAAGWLMESMRYYQQEHFVCLFLNTKNRIIAQQTITIGILDASLVHPREVYRAALKYGAASIICAHNHPSGDPTPSPEDASITRRLVEAGEIVGIDLLDHLVIGDNQYVSLKERGLM
- a CDS encoding rod shape-determining protein, whose amino-acid sequence is MLGGFTKDLGIDLGTANTLVYIRGKGIVVREPSVVAIRTDTKTIEAVGEAAKKMIGRTPGNIRAIRPMKDGVIADFDTTSTMIKYFIRQAQKQRSLFPRHPNVMVCVPSGITAVEQRAVEDATKQAGARDAYTIEEPFAAAIGADLPVWEPTGSMVVDIGGGTTEVAVISLGGIVTCRSVRVAGDEMDEAIIQYIKRQYNMMIGERTAEQLKMDLGSAMELDEVETMEIRGRDLLTGLPKTLSISSNEITDALLDTINSIVEAVKVTLEKCPPELAADIMDRGIVLTGGGALLRNLDKLLARETGMPVIVAENPLDCVAIGTGRALDNIHLFKGRGSSGLRSKR
- the mreC gene encoding rod shape-determining protein MreC, whose protein sequence is MRLFKLLGNKRLIILLFGLILFIALMGFTLGGRLKMSWPEKIVHDTVTFVQQLVYKPASYIANFFHDIATLKELHEENERLKIVEAHYIRDKAYYSEVQATNERLMEELKFTERQKQLNLPYEYRIAQVSSINVADPFNQTLNLNLGEINGVRQGMPVISVDGVVGTISRVYEFSSTVQLLTNLDEKDPNSRPISATVLGKSDSFGMIESYDHSSGTFTMTRIEENDKVKVGDTIISSGFGGVFPGGLIIGTVVSLQQGDLGLTRTATIEPAATYRDWRELFIVFTPDPEVNGSKKEDK
- the mreD gene encoding rod shape-determining protein MreD produces the protein MNRNWMIGFMFVLFILEGTLLPLIIPDMWQGRIIPQFIFIAVLYHGVYQHRHTALIMGLAFGFLQDIVYYGHMIGPHAFSMGLLGYLAGLLFPGRNITLIPMMAAAVMGSFLYQTILFAIYSLFNLSKMTYEVALFDYLIPSLFVQLLFALAIYVPMRKWFDLQSGTAENEQD
- the minC gene encoding septum site-determining protein MinC, which encodes MTAKPLVTIKGMKDGLVFLLDDQCEFTDLLQELRDKLDHTPHFFDGPLVYVDVKLGARTAADEQKTEMLNILRQRGNLLIRSLESDADVKKEAQGYRVHSMTGMVRSGQVLRHDGHLLFLGDVNPGGMIISSGDIFVFGALRGTAHAGVDGETGSVIAASLFAPTQLRIADVISRPPDEWGVSQAHMEFAYIHDGMMQIDKISQLHRVRKDITLFKGV
- the minD gene encoding septum site-determining protein MinD, which encodes MGEAIVVTSGKGGVGKTTTSANLGTALALLGKKVCMVDTDIGLRNLDVVMGLENRIIYDICDVADGRCRLNQALVKDKRFDELYMLPAAQTKDKDAVSPEQVKDIILELKKDYEYIIIDCPAGIEQGFKNAIAGADRAIVVTTPENAAVRDADRIIGLLENANVGSPKLIVNRIRSSMVKSGEMLDLDDILQVLNIELLGIVPDDELVIRAANAGEPTVMNPDSRAAVAYRNIARRILGDTVPLMPLDQKKGVLTRMKKFFGMG